A window of Chanodichthys erythropterus isolate Z2021 chromosome 16, ASM2448905v1, whole genome shotgun sequence genomic DNA:
tttactataatagttgcatctatatatttttttaagtttttaatttattaattttcaagATTTTTCATGACTTggaaatcacatttttaaaattccaaGCTACATTTCCAAGTGTTCCATGATCGTGTAGCAATGTATTAACGGTGTGTGCACGTTTAAATATTGACTAGTGTGCATTTATAAAGGAGCTGCATGTCATCTGCTCAAGTGATTGTCAATGGCCGTCTTGAGAAGTGATCAGATAAGGTGTGTCTTGGAAAACTGCTTAGAAAAAGGATGTGGATGAGGacatgaatgctttttacaagttgaAATCTTGTAATTATGGCAATTCTAGCATGGTGTGAGTGAGCACCTGAAGTGCTGAGCATGTCTGTGAGGGAGAACTGTAAAAGgatactgtaaaaaatacaaCCGCACAATGTTTCTAGTAATTCCTGTATGAACTAATttagtgtttatatattttgtacattttgagtgctatcacaaaaaaattagtatCCTGGGGATGTTGGAGGGGCACTAGAGAAATCTGGGGGGGCTCAAATTAATTGAGAAACAACAGGGAAAATTTGCATTTCTTAATGAATGTTACACTGCAAGACTGTTTAAAATAGTGAAAAACTTTTAGAAGAATGGCGACAAGTTATAAGACAAGacctaaaatatattttatacatttaatataaatattaaacttgACATTGATCGAGAAAAGGTCTACATGTCCACTACCCAATTACACAAACTGAAATAgcatttaaaaagacattcgAATAATGAAATTAGCTTATCATGTCATTGGCAGGGTATTGATGTTTGTTTAAGAGTTTGATTGAATGAAGTTTTCAGGAGATGTACTCGGATGTATTGGTCAAGTGAGTTGTGTATTCAAGACTCATTACCCCTCTGTGTGGTCTGTGTTTGAGGGGCGATGGTTGATTCAAACTGCCCAACACTAATCTTTGTCGTCAGGACTCTAAACACACATAATGAGATTCGCCTCCCCCTTAATGAGGCTGATAATCACTGTTTGACAACCACCTCACACTAATTGTCAGCAGATGTTTGTGTATTTGTAAAGCTGTATTGTGGTGGTAATTAGGAGTAATGTTAACTAAAGAGACAGACAAGCTTTATTTAGCCCTTgtctaacacaaacacacacacataaaagcCATCGGCCTCTCATGTTTGGCTGACCTACAGTTTTCTGATCAAGTTTGCTAAATTTTCACTTTTAACTTTAACCCTTTTATGtgtttcatgattttttttttgcagtttcatGACACTATTGAATTTTGCATTGATGAAAacaaggctgtgagggataCATGTCCATTCTTTGCAATGGCATGCACTAAAGGTTCTAGGGTACATGTCATTTTCAAAATTCATAACATTTACAAACGTTTTATGGAGGTTTGTCTACTGCCAGTTAAGTCAGCTGAAGAATTGGCATGTTGTTAAACAGCTGTTACTGTACAATACACCGAACACACAGTACTTCTGTCCCTCACAACCTTGACTAAGGTCTGTAACAAGAATTAAACAAACCCTGGTCTGAACACATTATGGTAATGAGAATTTGTGAGAAAATTTAGATGATTTTGATGATCCAATCCACTAGATTTTAGTGGCTAATTATGAGGGATAACACTGAAAGGGAGCGAGAGATAGAGGCAGCATTTAGATGAAAAAATGTggcattttagaaaaaaaaaaacaatcctgTGAACGACTTTTGGCTCTGACCCGGTCACTGGCAGGTTTTTTGTAAATAACCCTTCTGatgatttatgtattttaacaaGTGCTTTCCAAAATACACCTTTTTCCTGTTGAcattacatttttgaacaaactctgtcatttactcaccctcatgccatgcctgatgtatatgactttctttcttcagataaACAATCCAAAGATTTGTGAAGTCGATATAATACTTATTATAAGAAAgaaaattttttttcttttcttataataattattatgcaaatttatttttgggtgaaatatccctttgaTTTAATTCACCATGGAGGTTACAGCTACAAAATGTAAAGTTTTTGTcataatctatttttatttatcatttatataatattttatttcctTGATCATTATACAGATATATACTGTTCCATTTAggatatataaaaacaatttcACCATGACTTGTATAGCTCTATTTGGAAAGAATTCATCATTCTAGAATTATTGGGGGGATTTTGTAGTGGAGTGTATCTGCATagaaaaacataaacaaattGCAATTATAGATAAATACACAttgaacaaagatacaaatgaaataagcagtgctttatttattttcaggtaaagctacaaaagtgatctcatgttgttttgttgtttgattaacgcAAATTGCATACAGGATTTTGGATATTGTTTAAAAGTCGCAGTCCATGTTCTGGAACTGGATTTAGCAAAATAGGCTTCAGAAAAATTGAAACTTAGgtttaaaatagtaaaattaTGTACTAATGATTAAGTTTAACAGTTAAGTTCTATTTATTAATTCACAGAGTTgagaaaattacttttaaaacaatattactaataataaaaataattatgataCTTAAGTTGGAATTAATTATAATACAATTGCTGATAACTTGTGAACAGTAGTACATTTTCAGGGAATTGGGAAAATTTCATGTTGACAAGCGTTGCGGCAAAACAGTATAAGCTCATAAGAAAAATccatatttcttattttcaaaatgttttatgcCAGACTAATACAACTTACTCATAATTTCTTGAAAACTATAAGGAAGTGCTTGAAATCATACATTGTGTTTTTATAGTAATTCATAGTGTTTTACAGTGTCTAAATGTTTGCATGATTTTGGAAGACTAAAcacaaagatgaaaaaaaaaaaaatacatttatgctTTTTAATCTTAAAGCATTTAAGCTTATTTCTTTTTGATCATTTCATGCATTCACCTGGAGCCATTTCTGTGTTGCTAGCACTACTCTACCAGTTGAGCTACATTGATTGTTGTGGGTTCTTGAGAAATTTGACATTGCATGTTTGAAAGCACAAATACAAGCATGACATTACTCTTAAATTCAGTATTCTTGATGTTAAAAGAGGATTAATCCATACATGAATGAAGCATTGATGTCTAAGTAACATCATGTTAAGCAACttttaaatttttcttattCTCATTGAACTAATCAGCCTTTATTTAGTTTAGGACATCTCCTGGCCCTCAAGGCAAGCACTTCCATCCTTTTGATCGGATGTTTTTTGATTGCTCTGTGACTGGAAGGCAGTGACAGCTTTCTTCATTCTCATTATTTTCAAGGCAACAGTTTTCATTCgcttctctctctcctccatAATGCGGCGCTCTGTTTCAAGCAAATTTTCTCCTTTAGCAATTTTTTCCAGGATAAGAGTTTCTTGTTTCATTTTCTCGAGTCCAACAATCCGGTCCTCAAAGCCAGGACTTTTCTCCTCTTTCTCGGTTTTGATCAGGATTTCCAGATATTCAGCTGTGGAGAGAGATTTTGGCTTCAGTGCAGTTTCATCCAGTCTTCTTAGGCAGTCAGAGGACAATTTTATCAACTTCCTTAATTTTTCCTCAATTCCATGAAGTTCCTCTTCAAGTGCATCAAGTATTTGCTTAGAGTCCATAAACTTTCCTTTTGCCTTCATGAAGTTGTCTTTCAGctctttaatagtttttttctctatttttgtTTCATATGTCCACATGAAATTTTCCTTTGAATGAGCAGAGTAATGGCAGTTTTCAGGGCAGATAATGCAGTAGCCAGCCTCCATCACAGCACAAGTTTGCACAGAATCTTCTGCAGGGAGGAAGCAGTTGGAGTGACATGTGAAGAAGCAGGTGTTGCAGTTCATGGTAAAACAGTTTACAGGAGTTCTGTTTGCTTTCATCACCTCTACATCTTGCTCAAAATCCTCATTTTGTGCCATGTTATCACTCTCGTTTTCCAAacattgtttgaatttttttatttcactcaTTTTAGAGAGTCCAGCAGTTATTTGAGGGGTCAGACTTGTCATGGCTTTCTCAAGGCGCTCTCGTTCCTCCAAGACTTTTATAGTCATTGTCAGATCTTTACTTTCAATGGTCCCCAGTGCCTTGAAAAAAGCCTTCATCTGTTTAAAGGTTTTGTCCCAGACAAGCTCAGTCAGTttatcatcttcatcatcattatcatctgAATCACTGTCAGAGGTTGTAGGCTCTTCTACTTTTTTGTCTGCATACACAGCTGAATTGTTGAAATTGAAATGGGTGGGTTGTCCCTTTTTATTCTTTTGACAGGGCAGATCTGCTGCTTTGATGGCCTCTAGAACTGGGATGTCTTTACCATCTGCAAATGTCACCAAAATTAAGATGTTCTCTGCAACGTCTTTGCCAAAAATGGACAGGATTGAGTCAAAGATATATCTCTGATTGGCACTCAGGCGGGCAAGAGAGGCCTGGACAACAAAGCAGATGGCATCGATGTGATCGATTCCCAAAGGGCTACAAAGAAAGCTTTTGACCTGCTCTGTTATCAGTTTATCATGTGTGATTCCTCTTGTATCACCAAATCCTGGTGTGTCTACAATTGTGAGGGAATAGGGGATTTGAAAGCCAGGCTGATTGTACAGCTCATAAGAGGAGACGTTATATGTCTGACTCTCGGCCTGTGAACGATTGGTCACTTCATTGATTAGTTTGAAGCGATATGAATCCTGCCACTTTACGCCCATTATGTAATTGATCATTACATTTATCAGTGTGGTTTTTCCTGCACCTGTTGATCCTACAAGAAGAATTACTTTGTTTTTCACATCCTCAACCTTTCTTCCGAAGACGTACTGATTAAAACTTACATTTTCTGCCAATTTTTTGTGTAGTATCAGTGCATGGATTACTGGATTGCCCCTTTTTATTCGTATAGACTGATTCAACAACGATGCACTCCCATCCTTCTTTGATTGTTTACCCTTAAAACTGGCTGAAAACACAGTTTCAGGGCTAGAGAGACTCACTCCATCATTTCCACAGTTTGCAAAAACTCTGATTGTGTAAATTGTGTCTTCTTTCAGTCCCTGAAGAGTGCACTCCCTGTTTGTAGATTTGACAGACTTCCATGGCTTTTCATTTTCCTGATCTTTTGTGCATTCTCTGAATTCCAACACATATCCAGTGACCAGAACATCTTCACCCACAGATGTAGGAACATCCCAAGCTACAGTTGCAGACTCAGATTCTACTCGTTTCACTATAGGTGCTCCAGGTGGGGCACATGGACGAGTCTTGAAGAATGATGTTGTGTCACTTGTCAGACTTACTCCAGGACGACACACCGCCTTACAGTTGAAACAATATTCTTTATGTGGTTGTAACTGCTTGACAGTGACCTGATCAGAAACCCCATCAGTAAACACTTCTGTCCATTCAGGGCTCTGTGCAGACTGATATGAAATACAGTATGAGGCCACAGAACTAACACCGTGGTCAGGGGGGTTGATTTGCAGATACACGCAGTCATGCTCAGCACTCAAGAAGACTGGTTTTGGGGGTTTTGAGGGGAGCTCATATTGTGAACTTATGAGTCTCCCCCTTTCATATACATGAATTGAAGAGGCAGTGTTGAGTTCATCCGGGATTGATGCAATACAGAATTCAATGTTCTTTCTTCCTTTATTGGCTTCTTTGAAATCTAGGAAGGACTGTATGGTTTCCCTGGTAAGTGTAGTTACATCTCCTGATGAAAACCATTTTTCTATCTTTTTTGATGAGTCTTGATCATACCTTACTTGCTCTCCATTGTTACATGATTGTTTTTTCAGGTAATTCTCCAAATCTGAAAGGTATGGTTCCTTTTCATTTAAGGAGGAGAGTGCAAAAGCTACCACATAGTTATTGGATGCTTTCAAGACAACCTTGTCCAAGTCATTGCTGGATGAAAGAACAGGGACTTCTTTCATGATTTCGAGGTAAGATCTAATGACATTcatctctcgctctctctcattTAGATGCTTGTGTACCAGAGCACCCTGAAACGGTGATCTTTCTTTGTCTGTGAGAGCATCAGCAAGCTCTTGTTCTTCTTTTCCTCCACCCCTTATAGATGGAAGAAGCTTGCAGAgatcttttttaaaaacaattttgtactctgagcagaggtCCTTAAATTTTCtgattttagttttgatttcaGGGAATTGAATGGCGACATTGTCCCTCATCAGATCTTGACACTGAATGTCACAATTATCCAGTTCGTCCATGATCCGTTGGGCATGTCGTACTAGGCTTACACTGATCTCCCTGACTAACTGAGCAGCTGCTGAATCTAGTTTTTTCAGAGGGTAAAGCCACACGGTCATTGGCACAGCATTCTCTCCATGTTCTCCCAACAGTTTTGGCAGCTCTGAGTACACCTTGATGGCATCTGCATAGGAAACTGGATTGTTTTCCAGAGCAAAATCTCCATGAAAAGTGCAGCtgaatttgtttattttctctttttctgatTCAGTCATTTTCAAAGATGCTTTACCTTCAACTGATATTAAAGGTATCTTTTTGATTGATGCTTGAAGGTCCCCTTGTATCTCTTGATGATTTTCATTGGATGAAACTTCACGGTCAAAAATAAAGAACGCTTGAGCTCCATACAATAGAGCCGTAACAACATGTGTGGCTGAGCCCTCCTGAAATACATTGCAATGCTTTACGTTCCCTGCTCCAAGATGCTCCATAGTTAACTGCTCAAAACGTGAAGTTGTCCGATACTGTAAGGTGACTCGAGACTGATGTCTGGACttctttttatcatttaaaaagtCAGCTGACCCTTTCACACTAACTAATCCACACAGAAAGCTGGCTTCAAGAGATGCAGAGACCTTAAGAGCTTCTACTTTGTCTTCACTTGAATCTGAGGCAATGATTTTGAAGTCAGTGTTTGGCTGTGGACGCACATTAATATTCTTCTGCAACATCTCAGCATCCCAAAGAGTTATTCCTGGAGGAAAATTGTATAATCATTAGCCCAAAGGTAAAGCATAAAAtctaataaagtaattaaatagaCCCTTTTGATTGTTTCCTCCCCAGTGTCATCTGTGTCCATGTGCATTTTATTACCTGGAATGAGGACATCTCTTCGGCAGTCATAAAGCATTCCCAACTGAAAGGGTCGGCCAAGACAAGCAAGTTCAATGGTTTCAGAGTCAGACATCTTTCTAGTGGAAAAGTCctgtggaaaaataaataaataaatatatataatatatataggcctacacATCTCAATCCAGGACTCTGAACCGGTTCAAGGAACGAAAATGAGAAACGGAACAAAATTTTGACCGGAACGTAACCAGAAACGGAAACGAAATCGAATTTAATCGCTCTGAACAGAAACGCTAATTTGAAATGGTCATTAACCGGTTAATAAGGttattttttgttctgtttaatattttgat
This region includes:
- the LOC137002357 gene encoding uncharacterized protein; this encodes MSDSETIELACLGRPFQLGMLYDCRRDVLIPGITLWDAEMLQKNINVRPQPNTDFKIIASDSSEDKVEALKVSASLEASFLCGLVSVKGSADFLNDKKKSRHQSRVTLQYRTTSRFEQLTMEHLGAGNVKHCNVFQEGSATHVVTALLYGAQAFFIFDREVSSNENHQEIQGDLQASIKKIPLISVEGKASLKMTESEKEKINKFSCTFHGDFALENNPVSYADAIKVYSELPKLLGEHGENAVPMTVWLYPLKKLDSAAAQLVREISVSLVRHAQRIMDELDNCDIQCQDLMRDNVAIQFPEIKTKIRKFKDLCSEYKIVFKKDLCKLLPSIRGGGKEEQELADALTDKERSPFQGALVHKHLNEREREMNVIRSYLEIMKEVPVLSSSNDLDKVVLKASNNYVVAFALSSLNEKEPYLSDLENYLKKQSCNNGEQVRYDQDSSKKIEKWFSSGDVTTLTRETIQSFLDFKEANKGRKNIEFCIASIPDELNTASSIHVYERGRLISSQYELPSKPPKPVFLSAEHDCVYLQINPPDHGVSSVASYCISYQSAQSPEWTEVFTDGVSDQVTVKQLQPHKEYCFNCKAVCRPGVSLTSDTTSFFKTRPCAPPGAPIVKRVESESATVAWDVPTSVGEDVLVTGYVLEFRECTKDQENEKPWKSVKSTNRECTLQGLKEDTIYTIRVFANCGNDGVSLSSPETVFSASFKGKQSKKDGSASLLNQSIRIKRGNPVIHALILHKKLAENVSFNQYVFGRKVEDVKNKVILLVGSTGAGKTTLINVMINYIMGVKWQDSYRFKLINEVTNRSQAESQTYNVSSYELYNQPGFQIPYSLTIVDTPGFGDTRGITHDKLITEQVKSFLCSPLGIDHIDAICFVVQASLARLSANQRYIFDSILSIFGKDVAENILILVTFADGKDIPVLEAIKAADLPCQKNKKGQPTHFNFNNSAVYADKKVEEPTTSDSDSDDNDDEDDKLTELVWDKTFKQMKAFFKALGTIESKDLTMTIKVLEERERLEKAMTSLTPQITAGLSKMSEIKKFKQCLENESDNMAQNEDFEQDVEVMKANRTPVNCFTMNCNTCFFTCHSNCFLPAEDSVQTCAVMEAGYCIICPENCHYSAHSKENFMWTYETKIEKKTIKELKDNFMKAKGKFMDSKQILDALEEELHGIEEKLRKLIKLSSDCLRRLDETALKPKSLSTAEYLEILIKTEKEEKSPGFEDRIVGLEKMKQETLILEKIAKGENLLETERRIMEEREKRMKTVALKIMRMKKAVTAFQSQSNQKTSDQKDGSACLEGQEMS